Proteins co-encoded in one Gemmatimonadota bacterium genomic window:
- a CDS encoding HAMP domain-containing protein produces MPLSRLRIRLAAGFAFTFVAALGLLAAGSLGYLWRESTRRLEARIDRVAEGVAAGMGRELRELPDSGLVLAAAEVVKEWPANGDAFVIVDSSGHQIGVAADTLAAPHVLQAWSKARNPRFELQVNGADFRASAVRAAVTIDAKYHFAFGVVSFASTEGIETDTELLASALAIAAPLIILLSLAGGYGLARRALKPVDELRTAIADIAPSDLSRRLPQSMVRDEIGALAAEFNALLTRLDDAQRRNRGFIREAAHQIRTPLTLVLGEAGHELAATDRTLEQSQAALTRIRTAAERMRRRVDELFLLAEARSGEAVRLDDDVELDGVVLECTDLMRGRAAAAGRALAIGRAEHVVVRGNAGLIQEALLELLENGCRHGTADAPVTVEAFAEGNTAIIEVTSAGPAFALPAVGTEQRAEGGLGLPIVQWIASVHSGALRNSRHAELNTLRLELQSKPE; encoded by the coding sequence ATGCCCCTAAGCCGCCTCCGCATCCGCCTCGCCGCGGGCTTCGCCTTCACCTTCGTCGCCGCGCTCGGCCTACTCGCCGCCGGCTCGCTCGGCTATCTCTGGCGCGAAAGCACCCGCCGCCTCGAAGCGCGCATCGATCGCGTGGCCGAAGGAGTGGCCGCCGGCATGGGGCGCGAGCTACGCGAGTTGCCCGACTCTGGGCTCGTGCTCGCCGCCGCCGAGGTGGTAAAAGAATGGCCCGCCAATGGCGACGCCTTTGTGATTGTCGATTCCTCGGGGCACCAGATTGGCGTTGCAGCAGATACGCTGGCCGCTCCGCACGTGCTACAGGCCTGGAGTAAGGCGCGTAACCCGCGCTTTGAACTGCAGGTGAATGGCGCCGACTTTCGCGCGAGCGCGGTGCGAGCGGCGGTGACGATTGACGCTAAATATCACTTTGCCTTTGGCGTGGTGTCGTTTGCCTCCACCGAAGGAATCGAAACCGACACCGAGTTGCTCGCCAGCGCGCTCGCGATTGCCGCGCCGCTCATCATTTTGCTCAGTCTCGCGGGCGGCTACGGACTCGCGCGCCGCGCCCTCAAGCCGGTGGATGAACTCCGCACCGCCATTGCCGATATTGCGCCGAGCGATCTCTCGCGACGTTTGCCGCAGTCTATGGTGCGCGACGAAATCGGCGCACTGGCCGCGGAGTTCAACGCCTTGCTCACGCGCCTCGACGACGCCCAACGCCGCAACCGCGGTTTCATTCGCGAGGCGGCGCACCAAATCCGCACCCCACTCACCCTCGTCCTCGGCGAAGCCGGCCACGAACTCGCCGCCACCGATCGCACGTTGGAACAATCGCAGGCCGCACTCACACGCATTCGCACCGCCGCCGAACGCATGCGCCGCCGCGTGGACGAACTCTTCTTGCTGGCCGAAGCGCGCAGCGGAGAGGCCGTGCGCCTCGACGACGATGTTGAGCTCGACGGTGTGGTACTCGAGTGCACCGACCTCATGCGCGGCCGCGCGGCCGCGGCGGGCCGAGCGCTAGCGATTGGCCGCGCCGAACATGTAGTCGTGCGCGGCAATGCTGGGCTCATACAAGAAGCGCTGCTCGAGCTCTTAGAGAACGGCTGCCGCCACGGCACCGCCGACGCACCGGTGACCGTCGAAGCGTTCGCCGAAGGAAACACGGCCATTATCGAAGTGACCAGCGCCGGCCCAGCGTTCGCGCTCCCGGCGGTCGGCACCGAGCAACGAGCCGAAGGCGGACTCGGCCTCCCGATTGTGCAGTGGATCGCCAGCGTCCACAGCGGCGCGCTGCGCAACTCAAGGCACGCCGAACTCAATACGCTCCGCCTCGAACTCCAAAGCAAACCAGAATAA
- a CDS encoding NmrA family NAD(P)-binding protein has product MSGRKIIAVFGATGAQGGGLVRAILADKNGSFTARAITRDINSDKAKALAALGAEVVAADTDKPETLAAALAGAYGAFCVTNFWEHGDADREGNQATAMARATKAAGVQHVVWSTLEDVRKWIPLDDTRLPTLHGKYKCPHFDSKGVMDEVFAKEAAPTSYLMAAFYWDNFIHFGMGPRAGEGGTFALALPLGGATLPGIAAADIGPCAYGIFQKGPSAAGQRFGISGENLTGPQLAEKMGKALGKTIHFYDMPFDAYRALGFPGAEDLGNMFQFQQILGEEFLRYRDPVLSRALNPALHNFDAWLAANAGNITIG; this is encoded by the coding sequence ATGTCCGGCAGAAAGATCATCGCTGTATTCGGAGCCACCGGGGCGCAGGGGGGCGGACTGGTCCGCGCTATCCTCGCCGACAAGAACGGATCGTTCACCGCCCGCGCCATCACGCGCGACATCAACTCCGACAAAGCCAAAGCCCTCGCCGCCCTCGGCGCCGAAGTAGTCGCTGCCGACACCGACAAGCCCGAGACGCTCGCGGCAGCGCTGGCCGGCGCGTACGGCGCCTTTTGCGTGACGAATTTCTGGGAGCACGGCGACGCCGACCGCGAGGGCAATCAGGCCACCGCGATGGCGCGGGCCACCAAGGCCGCCGGCGTGCAGCACGTGGTGTGGTCCACGCTCGAGGACGTGCGCAAGTGGATTCCGCTCGACGACACGCGACTCCCCACCCTGCACGGCAAGTACAAGTGCCCGCACTTCGACTCCAAGGGCGTAATGGACGAAGTGTTCGCCAAGGAGGCGGCGCCCACCTCGTACCTGATGGCCGCGTTCTACTGGGACAACTTCATCCACTTCGGCATGGGTCCGCGCGCTGGTGAAGGCGGCACGTTCGCGCTCGCTCTCCCGCTCGGTGGCGCCACGCTCCCCGGAATCGCGGCCGCCGACATCGGCCCCTGCGCCTACGGCATCTTCCAGAAGGGGCCGAGCGCTGCCGGCCAGCGCTTCGGCATTTCCGGCGAGAATCTCACCGGCCCGCAGCTGGCCGAGAAGATGGGCAAGGCACTCGGCAAGACGATCCACTTCTACGACATGCCGTTCGACGCGTACCGCGCCCTGGGTTTTCCCGGCGCCGAAGATCTGGGGAACATGTTCCAGTTCCAGCAGATTCTGGGCGAGGAGTTCCTGCGGTATCGCGATCCGGTGCTGTCGCGTGCGCTGAATCCGGCGCTTCACAACTTCGACGCCTGGCTCGCGGCGAACGCGGGCAACATCACCATCGGCTGA
- a CDS encoding Yip1 family protein, with translation MTEPTAPSAPPAVEKAGMLEDYIDIFIAPAKVFARRVEANAFVPFLIVTVLLIGLFYASRNVMEPIFDQEISRQLAKMAKDNAALAKPEAMESARKVMNISFQWGAVIGMPVLLLGLGVIVWIVGKVFGATATFGTAMMITCYAWVPRVLSSVLTMVQLQLLDPNKIEGMAGLSFGPARFLDADATSLGLMQLAMRFDLFTIWTTVLIVVGLVSAGKMPKSKAVPAGLTLFVVGSLTAIWALIKGS, from the coding sequence ATGACCGAACCCACCGCTCCCTCGGCACCTCCGGCAGTCGAGAAAGCTGGGATGCTCGAAGACTACATCGACATTTTCATTGCGCCGGCCAAAGTCTTTGCGCGGCGTGTCGAGGCAAATGCTTTCGTCCCGTTCTTGATTGTTACCGTTTTGTTGATTGGCCTGTTTTACGCCAGTCGGAACGTGATGGAGCCGATCTTCGACCAGGAGATTTCGAGACAGTTGGCCAAGATGGCCAAGGACAACGCGGCGCTCGCCAAGCCGGAAGCGATGGAGAGCGCGCGCAAGGTGATGAACATTTCGTTCCAGTGGGGCGCCGTAATCGGAATGCCGGTCCTGCTGCTGGGGCTCGGCGTGATCGTGTGGATTGTGGGCAAGGTGTTTGGCGCCACAGCCACGTTTGGCACGGCCATGATGATCACCTGCTATGCGTGGGTCCCGCGCGTGCTGTCGTCTGTGCTGACGATGGTGCAGCTGCAGCTGCTCGACCCCAACAAGATTGAAGGGATGGCGGGGCTGTCGTTTGGACCGGCGCGCTTTCTGGATGCGGACGCCACGTCCCTTGGGCTCATGCAGCTCGCGATGCGATTTGACCTGTTCACGATCTGGACGACGGTGTTGATCGTGGTGGGGTTGGTCTCTGCGGGAAAGATGCCGAAGTCCAAAGCGGTGCCGGCGGGGCTCACGCTGTTTGTGGTGGGGTCACTTACGGCAATCTGGGCGTTGATCAAGGGCAGCTGA
- a CDS encoding response regulator transcription factor — protein MSGDLIRIILVDDHAVVRTGLKAVLGKERDLDVVGEASNGADGVALAERLNPDVVIMDLSMGTMDGHEATKLIVAKKLPSRVLIMTMHAEEEYVVPLMEAGACGYVLKTAPDREVVDAVRAVARGDLYVRPEAARALAKGYQRKDPLKEDRARFEKLTARERDVLRHVAQGYSAPEIGDKLNISPKTVDTYKQRIEDKLGLGHRHDYVQFALRLGLLVE, from the coding sequence ATGTCTGGCGACCTGATTCGCATCATTCTCGTTGACGACCACGCCGTGGTTCGCACCGGTCTTAAAGCTGTCCTCGGCAAAGAACGCGACCTCGATGTGGTGGGGGAAGCGTCCAATGGTGCTGACGGAGTGGCGCTGGCCGAGCGACTGAACCCGGACGTCGTCATCATGGATCTGTCCATGGGGACGATGGACGGGCATGAAGCCACCAAGCTGATTGTCGCCAAAAAGCTCCCCTCGCGCGTGCTCATCATGACGATGCACGCCGAAGAGGAATACGTGGTGCCGCTGATGGAAGCGGGCGCCTGCGGTTATGTGCTCAAGACGGCTCCCGACCGCGAAGTCGTGGACGCGGTGCGTGCGGTGGCCCGCGGCGACCTGTACGTGCGGCCGGAAGCGGCGCGCGCGCTCGCCAAGGGGTATCAGCGCAAGGATCCGCTCAAGGAAGACCGTGCGCGTTTTGAGAAACTCACCGCGCGTGAACGTGACGTGCTCCGGCACGTCGCGCAGGGCTACTCGGCGCCAGAAATCGGCGACAAGCTGAACATCAGCCCCAAGACGGTGGACACCTACAAGCAGCGGATTGAGGACAAGCTCGGGCTGGGGCATCGCCACGACTACGTCCAGTTCGCGCTCCGGCTCGGCCTGCTGGTCGAGTAG
- a CDS encoding universal stress protein, with protein MNEQANSKTAVSVPTSSVFSSLSAPVLLATDGTREAAGAVAVGASLARARAAVLRMITVVEPGSYPYAGSESDPAPFSDSDDQATESKLRASVTAQIKAFLGDALAREVHFARGRVVPTIVAESRQAGAGLILLGLHPHNILARLAGEETALRVARTAGLPVLCVVPGLQALPRRIIVAVDFSPASTRAAREAVCLAPEGATIVLAHVRPPGTAKDAEGLRAHYALGVGDALTRLQNGLPKDARVTVETVTLEGEPGPELLALAERSGAELIALGTHRHGFVGRLVLGSVVTELLRAASVSVFIVPPSDKDGR; from the coding sequence ATGAACGAACAGGCCAACTCCAAAACTGCCGTTTCAGTGCCGACCTCGTCCGTCTTCTCGTCGCTTTCCGCGCCCGTCCTGCTCGCCACGGACGGTACCCGCGAGGCGGCTGGTGCGGTGGCGGTCGGCGCGTCGCTGGCGCGAGCGCGGGCGGCCGTGCTCCGGATGATCACGGTCGTCGAGCCGGGGAGCTACCCGTATGCGGGCTCCGAGAGCGATCCCGCCCCTTTCAGCGATTCCGACGATCAGGCGACAGAGTCCAAACTGCGCGCCAGTGTCACCGCGCAAATCAAAGCCTTCCTCGGCGACGCATTGGCACGCGAGGTGCACTTTGCCCGCGGCCGAGTGGTGCCGACCATCGTGGCAGAGTCGCGGCAGGCGGGGGCGGGGCTCATTCTTTTGGGGCTGCACCCGCACAACATTTTGGCCCGATTGGCCGGCGAAGAAACGGCGCTCCGCGTGGCTCGGACCGCCGGACTCCCGGTCCTCTGCGTGGTGCCTGGTCTCCAGGCGCTGCCTCGGCGCATCATCGTGGCGGTGGACTTCAGCCCCGCCAGCACGCGAGCGGCCCGCGAAGCCGTCTGTTTGGCCCCAGAAGGCGCCACTATCGTTCTGGCACATGTCCGGCCGCCCGGAACGGCGAAAGACGCCGAGGGGCTCCGAGCGCACTACGCCCTTGGCGTGGGCGACGCCCTCACCCGGCTCCAAAATGGGCTCCCGAAGGACGCCAGAGTAACCGTTGAAACAGTTACCTTGGAAGGGGAGCCAGGACCTGAGCTGCTGGCCCTCGCCGAACGCTCTGGGGCTGAGTTAATCGCACTCGGCACGCATCGCCACGGCTTTGTGGGCCGGCTGGTGCTCGGAAGTGTGGTCACGGAACTGCTGCGGGCGGCGAGCGTCTCGGTGTTCATAGTGCCGCCGTCCGACAAGGACGGCCGCTAG
- a CDS encoding ATP-binding protein, with product MPKINEKARISIALVVALVALATIGSIAAMELWSDEHTTVVTLLLGLVVGTGVLIAYVAWSVSADLTASDRARETLELSEARVTGLVTIAADAIISIDAQYRIVLFNYGAETIFGWRAAEVLNQPMSVLLPERFRSGHGQLIGGFAKGAASSRRMGERREISGLRKNGEEFPADASILKLDVAGEQTFTVVLRDITERKRIEDEQRFLADAGRDLTRTLEDDETLDAVARLAVARLGDACLVDVLRDGAIRRVTSVSDSPAVADALAALQLDAPGPDSASAIVDVLRTGKAQMIREVDDDWLESHSETEEVLARWRALAPRSLLLVPLQARDEVMGVMTVIALGSHRYSAADLDLATRMAERAAFAIDNARLLGVARNATKARDDMLGVVSHDLRNSVHAIGMCARVLRESPPDDPAARLDLVNAISDAFDVTERLIRDLLDVAAIDAGRLSMEQHPEEVRAIVDSALAMLAHAARERGVELLVEYGDDLPLVEGDAARLVQVISNIVSNAIGHTMASGQVRVSVHEQDGGVLLAVADTGTGISPEELPHVFERHWRSPNTARKGGLGLGLAIASGIVQAHGGRVWVESRVGEGATFYVTLPGAGALA from the coding sequence ATGCCAAAAATCAACGAAAAGGCCCGAATTTCTATTGCGCTCGTTGTGGCGCTCGTTGCGCTGGCGACCATCGGGTCCATTGCCGCGATGGAGTTGTGGAGCGACGAGCACACCACGGTCGTGACGCTGTTGCTCGGGCTCGTTGTGGGCACGGGCGTGCTGATTGCGTACGTCGCATGGAGCGTGTCGGCCGACCTCACGGCGAGCGATCGAGCGCGCGAAACGTTGGAGCTCTCCGAGGCGCGCGTGACGGGGCTCGTCACGATTGCCGCCGACGCGATTATCAGCATTGACGCGCAGTATCGGATTGTGCTGTTCAACTACGGTGCGGAAACAATTTTTGGATGGCGCGCCGCCGAGGTCCTCAATCAGCCGATGTCGGTGTTGCTTCCCGAACGGTTTCGCAGCGGCCACGGCCAGCTGATCGGCGGCTTTGCCAAGGGGGCGGCGTCCTCGCGCCGGATGGGGGAGCGTCGCGAAATATCTGGGCTTCGCAAAAACGGCGAAGAGTTTCCGGCCGATGCCTCCATCCTCAAACTCGACGTGGCCGGGGAGCAGACCTTCACCGTGGTGCTCCGCGACATCACCGAGCGCAAACGGATTGAAGACGAGCAACGCTTTCTGGCCGATGCCGGCCGCGATTTGACGCGCACGCTCGAAGACGACGAAACGCTTGATGCGGTCGCGCGACTCGCCGTGGCGCGACTTGGCGACGCCTGCTTGGTGGACGTGCTGCGCGACGGGGCGATTCGTCGCGTGACAAGTGTCAGCGATTCGCCTGCGGTCGCCGACGCCTTGGCCGCCTTGCAACTCGACGCGCCGGGGCCGGACAGCGCGTCCGCGATTGTGGATGTGCTGCGCACGGGCAAGGCGCAGATGATTCGCGAGGTCGATGACGATTGGCTCGAGTCCCACAGCGAAACGGAAGAAGTGCTCGCGCGGTGGCGCGCCCTTGCGCCGCGCAGTTTGCTCTTGGTGCCGCTGCAAGCGCGCGACGAAGTGATGGGCGTGATGACGGTCATCGCGCTCGGGTCGCACCGCTACAGTGCCGCCGATCTCGACCTGGCCACGCGGATGGCGGAGCGCGCGGCCTTTGCGATCGACAATGCGCGGTTGCTCGGCGTGGCGCGCAACGCCACGAAGGCGCGCGACGACATGCTCGGCGTGGTGAGCCACGATTTGCGCAACTCCGTGCATGCAATCGGCATGTGCGCGCGCGTGCTGCGTGAGAGTCCGCCGGACGATCCGGCGGCGCGGCTCGATCTGGTGAACGCCATCTCCGACGCGTTTGATGTGACGGAGCGACTGATTCGCGATCTGCTCGACGTGGCGGCGATCGACGCTGGGCGCTTGTCGATGGAGCAGCATCCCGAAGAAGTGCGCGCCATTGTGGATTCGGCGCTAGCGATGTTGGCGCACGCGGCGCGCGAGCGTGGCGTGGAGCTCCTCGTGGAATACGGCGACGACCTCCCGTTGGTGGAAGGCGACGCGGCGCGACTCGTACAGGTGATTTCGAATATTGTGTCCAACGCGATCGGTCACACGATGGCCAGTGGGCAAGTGCGCGTGAGCGTGCACGAGCAAGACGGTGGGGTGTTGCTGGCCGTGGCGGATACCGGCACCGGCATCTCGCCCGAAGAGTTGCCGCATGTGTTTGAGCGGCACTGGCGGTCGCCCAATACGGCGCGGAAGGGCGGGCTTGGGCTTGGCTTGGCGATCGCGTCGGGGATTGTGCAGGCGCACGGCGGCCGCGTGTGGGTGGAGAGCCGCGTGGGCGAGGGGGCGACGTTTTACGTCACGCTGCCGGGCGCAGGGGCACTCGCTTGA
- a CDS encoding glycosyltransferase family 1 protein: MRVLYCTDTWPPQVNGVSVVTALSVAGLLDRGWDVHVVAPRYPSRATAPRPRATRHGGRTNGLGITTLASVPLPVYSDVRLAAPHLGSVVDAVSRFKPDLVHCATEFVIGRLGQMAAQRAEVPIITSYHTDFGRYAASYGVPWLRGSIEGYLGRFHRRAVRTLTPSTVSRESALALGAPRVDVWGCGVDIATFTPNRRSTALREQLGLDDAFTVLYVGRLAPEKNVEVVLDAFAAARALRPDIPMRLVIAGAGPSEAALRARAEPDVTWMGALDREHDLPALYASADCFAFASVTETLGLVVLEAMASGLPVVAAPVGGVREHLRDDYNGLTYAANSASQCARAMVSLASSPALRARLSEGALRTATALDWRRELDRLDAIYRECMPARIKRVPLRPAA, encoded by the coding sequence ATGCGAGTTCTCTATTGCACCGACACCTGGCCGCCGCAGGTCAACGGCGTCTCCGTGGTCACCGCGTTGTCGGTGGCTGGCCTGCTCGACCGCGGGTGGGACGTGCACGTGGTGGCACCGCGATACCCGAGCCGTGCGACGGCGCCACGACCCCGCGCCACGCGCCACGGCGGTCGCACGAACGGACTTGGCATCACCACTCTCGCCAGCGTACCGCTGCCAGTGTATTCCGACGTTCGGCTCGCGGCACCACACCTCGGTAGCGTCGTGGATGCGGTCTCGCGCTTCAAACCCGACCTTGTACACTGTGCCACCGAGTTCGTCATTGGCCGCCTTGGCCAAATGGCGGCACAGCGCGCCGAGGTGCCGATCATTACCTCGTACCACACGGACTTCGGACGCTACGCCGCCTCGTACGGTGTGCCCTGGCTCCGCGGGAGCATCGAGGGCTACCTCGGCCGCTTTCACCGGCGCGCCGTGCGTACGCTCACGCCGTCGACCGTCTCTCGGGAAAGCGCGTTGGCGCTCGGCGCTCCGCGGGTGGACGTGTGGGGCTGCGGTGTAGACATCGCCACCTTCACGCCTAACCGCCGGTCCACCGCTCTGCGCGAACAGCTCGGCCTCGATGATGCGTTTACGGTGTTGTATGTCGGACGCCTCGCCCCCGAAAAAAACGTCGAGGTGGTGCTCGACGCCTTTGCCGCGGCTCGCGCGCTTCGACCAGATATTCCCATGCGACTGGTCATCGCCGGCGCGGGGCCGTCCGAGGCCGCGCTCCGCGCCCGCGCTGAACCCGACGTCACATGGATGGGCGCACTCGACCGCGAGCACGACTTGCCCGCCCTCTACGCCAGCGCCGATTGCTTTGCCTTTGCGTCCGTCACCGAAACGCTCGGGCTCGTGGTGCTCGAAGCGATGGCGAGTGGGCTACCGGTTGTCGCCGCGCCGGTGGGCGGGGTGCGCGAGCATCTCCGCGACGATTACAACGGGCTTACATACGCCGCGAATAGCGCCAGCCAGTGCGCACGCGCCATGGTGAGTCTCGCCAGTTCCCCTGCGCTACGGGCGCGACTCTCCGAGGGCGCGCTCCGCACGGCAACTGCACTCGATTGGCGCCGCGAACTCGACCGACTCGACGCGATCTACCGCGAATGCATGCCGGCGAGAATCAAGCGAGTGCCCCTGCGCCCGGCAGCGTGA
- a CDS encoding alkaline phosphatase family protein, which yields MRRVVLVVLDGLRSDAVSTFDLFHFDQLAARGASTYAGRTVTPSVTACAMASLLTGAAPERHGLQSERFHLPRATGPLHPLPKVLADHAMPSAAFLAGMPIFMGGLAGRIGGVLGFGTSRCFGSGAVEVLASAKRTLEQQQRGLIMMHWPDADRAGHSHGWMSPEYGAAAQRMDDALGRLTRIVDLNDPSTLLVAMADHGGGGTVRTHHNSEHPLDTTIPVVLAGGAVRQGALGPDVRLTDVPATILWTLGIPQPASYVGTPLAHAFSALRVAA from the coding sequence GTGCGACGCGTAGTGTTGGTGGTGCTCGACGGCCTGCGGTCGGATGCCGTGTCCACGTTCGACCTCTTTCACTTTGATCAGCTGGCGGCGCGTGGCGCTTCGACGTACGCCGGCCGCACCGTGACGCCGAGTGTCACCGCCTGTGCGATGGCGTCGTTGCTGACGGGCGCAGCGCCGGAGCGCCACGGACTGCAGAGCGAGCGGTTCCACCTGCCACGCGCCACCGGTCCGTTGCATCCGTTGCCGAAAGTGCTCGCGGACCATGCGATGCCATCGGCGGCGTTCCTTGCCGGTATGCCGATCTTCATGGGCGGGCTCGCCGGTCGCATTGGTGGCGTGCTGGGCTTTGGCACATCCCGCTGCTTTGGGAGTGGCGCCGTGGAAGTGCTGGCGTCGGCCAAACGAACACTCGAACAACAGCAGCGCGGTTTGATCATGATGCACTGGCCGGATGCGGACCGCGCCGGTCATTCGCATGGATGGATGTCGCCCGAATATGGTGCGGCCGCGCAGCGCATGGACGACGCACTGGGTCGCCTGACGCGGATTGTCGACCTGAACGATCCGTCGACGCTGCTGGTGGCGATGGCCGATCATGGCGGTGGTGGGACGGTGCGCACGCACCACAACAGCGAGCATCCGCTCGATACGACGATCCCAGTGGTATTGGCGGGTGGCGCGGTGCGGCAGGGTGCGCTGGGGCCGGACGTGCGGTTGACCGATGTGCCGGCCACCATCCTCTGGACCCTCGGAATCCCGCAGCCGGCGAGTTACGTAGGGACCCCGCTGGCCCATGCCTTCTCCGCACTGCGGGTGGCGGCCTAA
- a CDS encoding phosphatase PAP2 family protein, which produces MFKSPIVHRLDDRDRALYARWVIGESASRVSLMCWTVLTHIGGSAASVAFALVPLVLAEGAFKVAAVQAAWSLAISHVIVQFIKRNVVRARPTERVANHAHVALPDRFSFPSGHSTSVMSVAFIHAANFHSLALPLLALAALVGFSRVRLGVHYPGDVLVGQLIAIATGLLVRTVW; this is translated from the coding sequence ATGTTCAAGAGCCCAATCGTTCATCGCTTGGATGATCGTGACCGCGCGCTGTATGCGCGCTGGGTGATTGGCGAATCGGCCTCGCGTGTTTCGCTCATGTGCTGGACGGTACTCACGCACATTGGTGGCAGCGCGGCGAGTGTGGCCTTTGCGCTCGTGCCGCTGGTGTTGGCTGAGGGCGCATTCAAGGTGGCGGCGGTGCAGGCCGCGTGGAGCTTGGCCATTTCGCACGTCATCGTCCAGTTTATAAAACGCAATGTCGTGCGGGCACGCCCAACGGAACGCGTGGCAAATCACGCGCACGTGGCGTTGCCGGATCGCTTCTCCTTTCCAAGTGGGCATTCGACGTCCGTGATGAGTGTCGCGTTCATTCACGCCGCAAACTTTCATTCGCTCGCGCTACCGCTGCTGGCCCTTGCCGCACTCGTGGGCTTCTCGCGCGTTCGGCTTGGGGTGCACTATCCGGGCGATGTGTTGGTGGGGCAGTTGATTGCCATCGCGACGGGGCTGCTCGTGCGGACGGTGTGGTAG
- a CDS encoding glycosyltransferase family 1 protein: MTELQREGGVDASGLRLAIFSDTYPPQVNGVARTLQRLTRAVEARGGAVQIVTVADPDARNEPQVERWPSVPFWAYPQLRMAAPERRRALDLMDRWKPTLIHSATEFGVGLGGLVAAHETRVPFVSSYHTHFTAYLRHYHLTALDVIGWPFLRWFHNAGLRTFAPSEMVRRELEANGFNNTRVWTRGVDHARFNPSFRSAEWRARCGADRDTVLVVYVGRLAPEKGIDVALEGMRQVMARYGKRVAFALAGDGPADVRCRATAPEGTYFAGQLGGDDLSAFYASADVFVFPSTTETFGNVVLEAMASGLAVVAPDWGATTELASTETALQFPAHDAAALAERVGRLIDDAELRRTLAARAYATAASRTWDGIFDALISEYLQVHQGAGAAIRSCSRRPAGLARSRREASA; this comes from the coding sequence GTGACGGAGTTGCAGCGCGAGGGTGGCGTGGACGCCTCTGGGCTCCGGCTTGCCATTTTTTCCGATACGTATCCGCCGCAGGTCAACGGCGTGGCGCGCACGTTGCAGCGCCTCACCCGTGCCGTTGAGGCGCGTGGCGGCGCGGTGCAGATCGTCACGGTGGCCGATCCGGACGCGCGCAACGAACCACAGGTCGAGCGCTGGCCGAGCGTTCCGTTCTGGGCGTATCCGCAGCTGCGCATGGCCGCGCCAGAGCGACGGCGCGCGCTGGACCTCATGGACCGTTGGAAGCCGACGCTCATTCACTCGGCCACCGAATTTGGCGTGGGACTCGGCGGCCTTGTGGCGGCGCACGAGACGCGCGTGCCCTTTGTCTCCAGCTATCACACGCATTTCACGGCGTACCTGCGGCACTATCACCTTACGGCACTCGACGTCATTGGGTGGCCCTTCCTCCGGTGGTTTCACAACGCGGGGCTGCGGACCTTTGCGCCGAGCGAGATGGTGCGGCGTGAACTCGAGGCCAATGGTTTTAACAACACGCGAGTGTGGACGCGCGGGGTGGATCACGCGCGGTTCAATCCATCGTTTCGCTCCGCCGAGTGGCGCGCCCGCTGCGGCGCAGACCGCGACACGGTGCTCGTGGTGTATGTGGGACGACTCGCCCCGGAAAAAGGGATTGACGTGGCGCTCGAGGGAATGCGCCAGGTGATGGCGCGGTATGGCAAGCGCGTGGCGTTTGCACTGGCGGGCGACGGTCCAGCCGACGTGCGCTGCCGAGCGACCGCGCCGGAGGGGACGTATTTTGCCGGGCAGTTGGGCGGCGACGATCTCAGTGCGTTTTATGCGTCAGCTGATGTGTTTGTTTTTCCGTCGACCACAGAGACGTTTGGGAATGTCGTGCTCGAGGCGATGGCAAGCGGACTCGCGGTGGTGGCGCCCGACTGGGGAGCCACGACGGAGCTCGCGAGCACCGAGACGGCGCTGCAGTTCCCCGCGCACGACGCGGCGGCGCTGGCGGAACGTGTGGGCCGATTGATTGACGATGCCGAGTTGCGGCGTACGCTCGCGGCGCGCGCGTATGCCACGGCGGCCAGTCGCACGTGGGACGGTATTTTTGACGCGCTGATTTCGGAATACCTACAAGTGCACCAAGGTGCTGGCGCCGCGATCCGCTCGTGTTCGCGTCGCCCGGCGGGCCTCGCGCGATCGCGCCGTGAGGCCTCCGCGTAG